The following is a genomic window from Amycolatopsis cihanbeyliensis.
GGCCTGGTCGACACCGGTAGTTCCGGTCCGCTCAGCTAGCGGCGCGCACCTGCCTGGTGAAGGCACGCCAGGCGCTCGCCGAGAGCAGAAGTGTGCCGCCGGTGCGGTCCTTGGTGTCCCGCACACCGACGTGGCGGTGTGCACCGTCCGGCAGCGCGATCTCGACACAGTTGGTGCCGGTGCTGCTCCGGCTGGACTTGCTCCACTGTCGCTCCGAAGCCATCACGGCACTCCTTCCGTCTCGGCGGCGATCCCGGCGATGAGACCGGCCGACTCCCTGGGGTCCAAAGCCACCGCGCCGATGGCATCGATGGCCCGCCGGTAACGAGCGACGTCCTCCGGCTCGTGCAGGAACAGCCCGGTGTCCCGTAGTTCGAGATGCACCACCGGGTCGTCCTCCGTGGACTCGATGAGCACGAACGGACCTTCCAACGCGGGGTGCCAGCCGCTGTCGAACGGCAGCACCCGCAGGTGCACGTTCGGCAGTTCACCGAGTTCGAGCAGGTACCTGAGCTGCTTGACCAGCACCTCCCGGGAGCCGATCACCTGGCGCAGCGCCGCCTCGCCGAGCAGGGCGACGAACTCGGCGGGCTCGGCCCTGGTGATCAGTTCCCTGCGGCCGACCCGCACGGCGACCCGGGTCTCCACCTCATCCTGCGGTACGCCGCCCGCTTCCATGATTGCCCGGACGTACTCGCTGTTCTGTAGTACGCCGGGAACCAGCAGCGGCGATACGTCGGTGACCGTGGTCGCGGTGCGCCCGCACTCCAGCAGCGCGTTGAGCTGCTGACGCTGCTCCGGAAGCGTGACCGCCAGCCACCGCGGCTCCCGGGTGCCGGTGGCCATGGCGTGGATGTCCGCGTAGCGCTCGCCGGAGATCTCCAGCGCGGTCAGTACCGCGGCGACGTCCTCCGGATCCGGCACCCGGTCGCCGGTCTCCCAGCGGGCGATGGTGCCCGGACTCTTGCCGGTCTTCGTCGCGAGACCCCGCTGGCTCAGCCCGCGCTCCCGCCGCGCCTCGGCGAGTGCGGCGCCGAGCGCGCGAGCCTTTGGTGTCCTCGTGCTTCCACCCACGTGCCACAGCATATGGCACGTCAGCGGGGTTCATAGCGTCACCCGAAGGAAGCATTGCTCCCGTCGCTTCCAATTGCTTCCTCCTGACTGGAAGCGACGGAAGCAGAGGTGTGCGGCCGTCGATCTGGAAGCAGCGTAGCTCGGAGGCGCACCGTGAACCCATCGCCGTGGCGAAGTGTCCGCATCGCGCCCGCGCGCACCCCCGGCGGCCAGGCCACGCACGTCGTGCTCGGCCTCGTCGCCATGGGCGGTGGCCACCTGGTGGCGATCCGGGTCGGTGACGGCGAGCCCGCGCACCTCGCTCGCCAGGGCGCGCTGGAACTGCTGGCCAGTGTGCGCCAGGTCATCGCGGAGCAGGATCGGTTGGACGGGCGCGGGTCCGATGAGTGATCCACTGTGGATGGTGCGGTTCCGGCCCGGGGTGGTCGGGGAGCGCTGGCGGATGGTGCACCTGGTTCCGGTGCCCGATCCCGCGGCCATCCCGGTCACCGTCGGCGACTGCGTGCGGGTGCTGCTGGCCTTGTGCGGCCAGCAGTTCGCGCCCGGGGAGGCCGAGCTGCTGTCCCGGCAGGCCGGCGCCCCGTGCGAGGTGTGCCTCGCGCTGCTCGAGCACGCGTCCGTCGAGGGCTGGTGAGCGGGATGGTGTCGATTCTGGTCCTCGTCGGCGCGTGCCTGGTCGCCGTGGCGGCCGGGTTCTGGCTCGGCCTGCTGTTCACCGGCCAGGCTTCGGGTGGCGGTCAC
Proteins encoded in this region:
- a CDS encoding helix-turn-helix domain-containing protein — translated: MGGSTRTPKARALGAALAEARRERGLSQRGLATKTGKSPGTIARWETGDRVPDPEDVAAVLTALEISGERYADIHAMATGTREPRWLAVTLPEQRQQLNALLECGRTATTVTDVSPLLVPGVLQNSEYVRAIMEAGGVPQDEVETRVAVRVGRRELITRAEPAEFVALLGEAALRQVIGSREVLVKQLRYLLELGELPNVHLRVLPFDSGWHPALEGPFVLIESTEDDPVVHLELRDTGLFLHEPEDVARYRRAIDAIGAVALDPRESAGLIAGIAAETEGVP
- a CDS encoding DUF397 domain-containing protein; translated protein: MASERQWSKSSRSSTGTNCVEIALPDGAHRHVGVRDTKDRTGGTLLLSASAWRAFTRQVRAAS